The Glycine soja cultivar W05 chromosome 4, ASM419377v2, whole genome shotgun sequence genomic sequence TCATTATTTGATAGAAGTATAAGATGAAGTCACAGATTAGATAGTAATGAAAAAGTTGagcaaaatataagtaaaaaaaggaaGTATAATCTGAACATTAAATGTTTGAGTTAAAATGTGGTGTCTGTTCACTTATATAAGCTATTCATAACTCATTGATGTAGATCTATAATGTTTACTGCCTTTATTCTCAACAATAACAGAGGAAACTAACTATGCAAGAACAACGAGTCAAGAACTATCCATTatcaagaaaaagaacaaaaaagaaaaaaagggataACATGAAAGGTGAATCCTATAGTACTTCATGCAAACATCATTACTGAATCCTCGAATATATATTGGGCTAGACACCTAGCTATATCATATAACAAACTCTTATTTCACATGTTCTTTCGTTAACATCACACCTTAAGAAGTTTTGCAATCAGCCACCAATATATATACTACGTACAGTATACTATTATAAATGGAATGTTAGCAGGAAAAGAAGTACTAACATAGTTGGAATGTCTTTTCCTATTGGGCTAGACACAGGAAGCCACATTGCAGGTGTAGGAAACAACTGCCAGAAAAACAACAAAGGCAGGTCAATCACATCCATTCTCTATTGGGCTTGTCAAGAGCATTTCAACAACCTTTCTCAAATTTATTGGCACCTTGCAAAAACAAAGacaagattattattatttgttgttaCTATAATATGATCTGAAATATCTATTTGTTGATCACTAATGTTCATTAGAGTACTTGATTAGTCACATGTACTAAgatttctctttttaattatttttttattcacaaaatttaagtataaagttttataattattttttcattcacaaaatttaagtATAAAGTTTTACGTAAGGAGAGTAAATCCAATTTTGTTTATGTAGATCAAATTCAGCTTCAATTGGAATATACTGGTAAGACaagattattatgaaaaaaatatagttttcatAAGAAAAAAGTTATAGCAATTTATTTGGAGGCCATGAGAAATTTTAACCCACCATCActtaaaatctaattaattttgtttttagttttaatctAGCCTGGGAAGGGTATAGATGGTGAGGCTGAGCTGAACGCAGTAAGCACTAAGGAGTAGCGAGTATTGGCTGATACTTGCACCCTCTTAACAATAACATGAGACAGAGAAAGGGTTGACGGAAAGGAAAACCAAATCAAACCCAACCCACCTTGTCCGATCTGCCACCAGGTCAGCTCCCATTCTTtcatcatttcatttcattttcaattttctttctccttctcccctTTCCCACCGTCTTAGGGTTTCTTCTTTCCAGAATCTCATTTCCccgataaataaaattattgctacaataataataacaatacccggcctttttgttttgttgcgATTTCAATCTTAAAACTTCAGAACCCTAATCTTAGGCTGTTACTTGTTTGTCGGTGGCATCAGGTGTGGTTGTTGTGATTTGAATGGAGGCAAGTGGAGGTGGCGGTGGCGGTGCTTCACCGTCTGCACCAGTGAAGCAATATCTGCACGATTTCTCGAAGCTGTTTCAGTACTATCTGGATAAATCCACTCCACATTCCACGTACAGATGGATTGGGACTTTTGTGATAGCATCCATCTACGTTTTACGCGTTGTTTATGTGCAGGGGTTTTACATTGTCTCTTATGGCCTCGGAATCTACCTTCTGAATCTCTTGATTGGTTTTCTCTCCCCTTTGGTCGATCCAGAGCTCGATCCCTCCGATTCCCCTTTGCTTCCCACCAAAGGCTCCGATGAGTTCAAACCCTTCATTCGCCGCCTCCCCGAGTTCAAGTTCTGGTAATTTCCATTTCTATTCCTTAATTTTAAGTTCTGTTCATTCAGTATTCTTTTGCATGACTgcaattataataattactataGTCTTGTTTGGATAAACCTTTTCATAAGCATTTACaagaagataagataaaatgatTCAGTCTCTGATTGATAAACTGTTAAAATGATCTGAGTTTCTCTTAAGTTGGTTTATA encodes the following:
- the LOC114408461 gene encoding protein RER1B-like — its product is MEASGGGGGGASPSAPVKQYLHDFSKLFQYYLDKSTPHSTYRWIGTFVIASIYVLRVVYVQGFYIVSYGLGIYLLNLLIGFLSPLVDPELDPSDSPLLPTKGSDEFKPFIRRLPEFKFWYSFTKALCIAFVMTFFSLFDVPVFWPILLCYWFVLFVLTMRRQVAHMMKYKYIPFNLGKQKYSGKKSSASSSGSRAD